The following are from one region of the Salvia hispanica cultivar TCC Black 2014 chromosome 1, UniMelb_Shisp_WGS_1.0, whole genome shotgun sequence genome:
- the LOC125201805 gene encoding uncharacterized protein YMR315W-like isoform X1 — protein MLLTTPSASVSVSMASQLQQPPRIAILGAGIFVRTTYIPRLAEISNLFHLGAIWSRTQESATSAVEIAKKFFPDVECKWGDSGLDEIIQDASIIGVAVVLAGQIQVDMSLRLLKAGKHVLQEKPAAASVTELERAISSYSSINPAPIWAVAENYRFEPAFVEGKKLMAEIGDIINIHVVIEGSMTNSNPYYSSSWRRGFNGGFILDMGVHFISSLRMLVGCEVTSVSAVTSHVDSTLPGPDHVSSTIQLENGSSGVFVIVVSSRTPKVIWRIVGLKGTLQVELGSKDGKDGYKVLLYTADAQVKSWFYPFSGVTEELKTFFSDISLANLKKDGNYQAEPRLSYLEGARDVAVLDAMLESGKKQGVPVQVNRF, from the exons ATGCTGCTCACCACTCCATCAGCATCAGTATCTGTATCAATGGCGTCGCAGCTGCAGCAGCCACCACGTATAGCCATTCTTGGAGCTGGCATCTTCGTTCGAACTACTTATATTCCCCGTTTAGCTGAAATCTCTAATTTGTTTCATCTCGGAGCCATTTGGAGTCGCACTCAG GAGTCAGCTACAAGTGCTGTGGAGATTGCTAAAAAGTTTTTTCCTGACGTGGAGTGTAAGTGGGGAGACTCTGGACTTGATGAAATCATTCAAGATGCGTCCATCATTGGTGTCGCCGTCGTCCTTGCCGGCCAGATTCAG GTGGATATGTCACTGAGGTTGCTAAAGGCTGGAAAACATGTCCTTCAAG AGAAACCTGCTGCAGCTT CTGTTACTGAGCTTGAAAGAGCAATATCGAGCTATTCCTCTATCAACCCAGCCCCGATCTGGGCAGTTGCTGAAAACTATCGGTTTGAACCTGCCTTTGTGGAG GGCAAAAAACTGATGGCTGAAATTGGAGACATTATTAATATACATGTCGTTATTGAAGGATCAATGACCAACTCAAATCCATACTATTCAAGTTCTTGGAGACGTGGGTTTAAC GGAGGCTTCATTCTAGATATGGGTGTCCATTTCATTTCTAGCTTAAGAATG CTTGTTGGATGTGAGGTAACTTCAGTGTCAGCCGTAACATCTCATGTTGATTCAACTCTGCCTGGTCCAGACCATGTCTCTTCAACGAT TCAACTGGAGAATGGTAGTTCTGGAGTTTTTGTGATTGTAGTTTCATCTAGAACTCCAAAG GTGATATGGCGAATTGTGGGCTTGAAAGGAACATTACAAGTTGAGCTAGGTAGCAAAGATGGGAAGGATGGATACAAG GTTCTCCTTTATACGGCTGATGCGCAAGTAAAAAGCTGGTTTTACCCATTCAGTGGTGTGACTGAGGAGctgaaaacttttttttcagATATTTCACTGGCAAATCTAAAG AAGGATGGCAACTACCAAGCGGAGCCTCGCCTTTCTTATCTTGAAGGCGCTCGAGACGTTGCTGTTTTGGACGCAATGCTCGAGTCTGGGAAGAAGCAAGGGGTGCCTGTTCAAGTAAATAGGTTTTAG
- the LOC125201805 gene encoding uncharacterized protein YMR315W-like isoform X2 — protein MLLTTPSASVSVSMASQLQQPPRIAILGAGIFVRTTYIPRLAEISNLFHLGAIWSRTQESATSAVEIAKKFFPDVECKWGDSGLDEIIQDASIIGVAVVLAGQIQVDMSLRLLKAGKHVLQEKPAAASVTELERAISSYSSINPAPIWAVAENYRFEPAFVEGKKLMAEIGDIINIHVVIEGSMTNSNPYYSSSWRRGFNGGFILDMGVHFISSLRMLVGCEVTSVSAVTSHVDSTLPGPDHVSSTIQLENGSSGVFVIVVSSRTPKVIWRIVGLKGTLQVELGSKDGKDGYKVLLYTADAQVKSWFYPFSGVTEELKTFFSDISLANLKVLPYEVMVLATVHFSCSCLHLQIV, from the exons ATGCTGCTCACCACTCCATCAGCATCAGTATCTGTATCAATGGCGTCGCAGCTGCAGCAGCCACCACGTATAGCCATTCTTGGAGCTGGCATCTTCGTTCGAACTACTTATATTCCCCGTTTAGCTGAAATCTCTAATTTGTTTCATCTCGGAGCCATTTGGAGTCGCACTCAG GAGTCAGCTACAAGTGCTGTGGAGATTGCTAAAAAGTTTTTTCCTGACGTGGAGTGTAAGTGGGGAGACTCTGGACTTGATGAAATCATTCAAGATGCGTCCATCATTGGTGTCGCCGTCGTCCTTGCCGGCCAGATTCAG GTGGATATGTCACTGAGGTTGCTAAAGGCTGGAAAACATGTCCTTCAAG AGAAACCTGCTGCAGCTT CTGTTACTGAGCTTGAAAGAGCAATATCGAGCTATTCCTCTATCAACCCAGCCCCGATCTGGGCAGTTGCTGAAAACTATCGGTTTGAACCTGCCTTTGTGGAG GGCAAAAAACTGATGGCTGAAATTGGAGACATTATTAATATACATGTCGTTATTGAAGGATCAATGACCAACTCAAATCCATACTATTCAAGTTCTTGGAGACGTGGGTTTAAC GGAGGCTTCATTCTAGATATGGGTGTCCATTTCATTTCTAGCTTAAGAATG CTTGTTGGATGTGAGGTAACTTCAGTGTCAGCCGTAACATCTCATGTTGATTCAACTCTGCCTGGTCCAGACCATGTCTCTTCAACGAT TCAACTGGAGAATGGTAGTTCTGGAGTTTTTGTGATTGTAGTTTCATCTAGAACTCCAAAG GTGATATGGCGAATTGTGGGCTTGAAAGGAACATTACAAGTTGAGCTAGGTAGCAAAGATGGGAAGGATGGATACAAG GTTCTCCTTTATACGGCTGATGCGCAAGTAAAAAGCTGGTTTTACCCATTCAGTGGTGTGACTGAGGAGctgaaaacttttttttcagATATTTCACTGGCAAATCTAAAGGTACTGCCATATGAAGTGATGGTACTAGCTACTGTTCATTTTTCTTGCTCTTGTTTAC ATCTTCAGATTGTGTAA
- the LOC125201804 gene encoding FT-interacting protein 4-like, with product MTMPEEFALKQTAPKIAGSGFIRGGDKLVCAYDLVEQMEYLYVRVVKARDLPAKDLTSSCDPYVEVRLGNYKGVTKHLEKTSNPVWNLVFAFAHDQLQSSHVDIVVKDKDLVLDDFIGSLTFDLVDIPRRVPPDSPLAPQWYRLDERKGEKVKKGEIMVAVWKGTQADEAFSDAWHSDAAAVGSDGVSRIRGKVYLSPRLWYLRVNVIQCQDLVPADKTRLPEVCVKVICGGQAIKTRINKGVNPTWNEDLVFVVAEPFEEPLIMTVENRDEVLGRCVVLLSTVVKRLDNKAVPAKWLNLERHSGEALKKEVKFASKIHLRVSLDGGYHVLDESTYYSSDHRPSSKLLWKSTVGLLEVGIISATGLPHMKTTKDGRGTTDAYCVAKYGSKWTRTRTIIDSGSPRWNEQYTWEVFDPCTVITVGVFDNGHLQGGKDASIGKVRIRLSTLETERVYTHSYPLVVLKPSGVKKMGELHLAVRFSCSSYLNMLHKYTHPLLPKMHYVHPLSVMQLDALRHQAIQIVSSRLGRSEPPLNKEAVEYMLDVGSHIWSVRKAKANFVRVMGIMSGVMAIAKWFDQICHWRNPFTTLLIHILLVILVLYPELVLPTFFLYLFFIGIWNYRWKPRHPPHMDIRLSHADAVGHDELDEEFDTFPTSKAPDLVRMRYDRLRSIGGRIQSVVGDLAMQGERFQSLLNWRDPRASALFVAFCFCTAFVLYVTPLQIVLLVSGFYMLRHPKLRSKTPPISTNFFKRLPAKSDLML from the coding sequence atgacAATGCCGGAAGAGTTCGCTCTGAAGCAAACAGCTCCTAAGATCGCCGGCTCCGGCTTCATCCGCGGCGGTGACAAGCTAGTCTGCGCCTACGATCTCGTTGAGCAGATGGAGTATCTCTACGTCCGCGTGGTGAAGGCGAGAGACCTCCCCGCTAAAGACCTGACCTCCTCCTGCGACCCTTACGTGGAGGTCAGGCTCGGCAACTACAAGGGCGTCACCAAGCACCTTGAGAAAACATCCAACCCCGTCTGGAACCTCGTCTTCGCCTTCGCGCACGACCAGCTCCAGTCGTCCCATGTCGACATTGTCGTGAAGGACAAGGATCTCGTGCTGGATGACTTTATCGGTAGCCTCACTTTCGACCTCGTTGATATTCCGAGGCGCGTCCCTCCTGATAGCCCTCTCGCGCCTCAGTGGTACAGGCTCGATGAGAGGAAAGGGGAGAAGGTGAAGAAGGGGGAGATCATGGTTGCGGTTTGGAAAGGGACTCAGGCGGATGAGGCCTTCTCTGATGCTTGGCATTCTGATGCGGCTGCGGTTGGGAGTGATGGAGTTTCGAGGATTCGGGGGAAGGTTTATCTGTCTCCGAGGCTTTGGTATTTGAGAGTTAATGTGATCCAATGCCAGGACTTGGTTCCAGCTGACAAAACTAGGCTGCCTGAGGTTTGTGTGAAGGTCATATGCGGCGGCCAGGCTATCAAGACGAGGATTAATAAGGGTGTGAATCCGACTTGGAACGAGGATTTGGTGTTTGTTGTTGCTGAGCCGTTTGAGGAGCCATTGATCATGACTGTGGAGAACAGGGATGAGGTGTTGGGGAGGTGTGTGGTGTTGCTGAGCACTGTGGTGAAGCGTCTCGACAACAAGGCGGTCCCGGCCAAGTGGCTTAACCTCGAGAGGCATAGTGGCGAGGCGTTGAAGAAGGAGGTAAAGTTTGCTAGCAAGATTCATCTCAGGGTCAGCTTGGATGGGGGGTATCATGTGTTGGATGAGTCCACTTATTATAGCAGTGATCACAGGCCGAGTTCGAAGCTGCTGTGGAAATCGACCGTTGGATTGCTCGAGGTTGGGATTATTAGTGCCACGGGGCTACCGCATATGAAAACAACGAAAGATGGACGTGGAACGACGGATGCCTATTGTGTGGCAAAGTATGGTTCGAAATGGACAAGGACGAGGACGATCATTGACAGCGGTTCGCCTAGGTGGAACGAGCAGTACACGTGGGAGGTTTTCGATCCGTGCACTGTGATCACGGTGGGGGTGTTCGACAACGGCCATCTTCAGGGAGGGAAGGATGCGAGCATCGGGAAGGTGAGGATCAGGCTGTCGACGCTTGAGACAGAGCGTGTTTACACCCACTCGTATCCTCTGGTCGTGTTGAAGCCTTCCGGTGTGAAGAAGATGGGGGAGCTGCATTTGGCAGTCCGGTTTTCGTGCTCCTCCTATCTAAACATGCTGCATAAGTATACACATCCACTGCTTCCCAAAATGCACTACGTTCATCCCTTGTCTGTGATGCAGCTGGATGCGCTGAGGCATCAGGCCATCCAGATAGTCTCGTCGAGGCTGGGGAGGTCAGAGCCGCCACTGAACAAGGAGGCGGTCGAGTACATGCTCGACGTAGGGTCGCATATATGGAGTGTGAGGAAGGCCAAGGCCAACTTTGTGAGAGTGATGGGCATCATGAGTGGGGTGATGGCTATTGCAAAGTGGTTTGATCAGATATGCCATTGGAGAAATCCTTTTACCACTCTTCTGATTCACATACTTCTTGTGATACTAGTGCTCTATCCTGAGCTAGTGTTGCCTACTTTTTTCCTCTACTTGTTTTTCATCGGCATTTGGAACTACCGGTGGAAGCCTAGGCACCCGCCGCACATGGACATAAGGCTGTCTCATGCAGATGCGGTGGGGCACGATGAGCTGGACGAGGAGTTTGACACGTTCCCAACGTCCAAGGCGCCGGATCTTGTGAGGATGAGGTATGATAGGCTGAGGAGTATAGGGGGGAGGATACAGAGTGTGGTGGGGGACTTGGCGATGCAGGGGGAGAGATTTCAGTCTCTGTTGAACTGGAGGGATCCGAGGGCGTCGGCGTTGTTCGTGGCGTTCTGCTTTTGTACTGCGTTCGTGCTCTACGTGACGCCACTGCAGATCGTGCTGCTGGTGTCGGGGTTCTATATGTTAAGGCACCCCAAGCTCCGGAGCAAGACTCCACCCATCTCTACTAATTTCTTCAAGAGGTTGCCTGCCAAATCGGACCTCATGCTGTGA